From Dasypus novemcinctus isolate mDasNov1 chromosome 8, mDasNov1.1.hap2, whole genome shotgun sequence, the proteins below share one genomic window:
- the LOC101423994 gene encoding olfactory receptor 13C7-like has protein sequence MEASNQSAVTEFVLLGLSAHPRLEKTFFVLILLMYLVILLGNGVLILVTILDPHLHTPMYFFLGNLSFLDICYTTSSVPLVLDGFLTPRKIISFSACAGQMFLSFAMGATECVLLGMMAFDRYVAICNPLRYSMVMSKAAYVPMAVSSWVAGGTNSLVQISLAVQLPFCGDNIINHFICEILAVLKLACADISINVISMGVANVIFLGVPVLFIFVSYIFILTTILKIPSAEGRRKAFSTCSAHLTVVIIFYGTILFMYGKPKSKDPLGADKQDLSDKLISLFYGLLTPMLNPIIYSLRNKDVKTAMRNLMAQKCFIQ, from the coding sequence ATGGAAGCATCTAACCAGTCTGCTGTGACAGAGTTTGTCTTGCTGGGACTCTCTGCCCATCCAAGGCTGGAGAAaacattctttgtgctcatcctgcTGATGTACCTGGTGATCCTGCTGGGCAATGGGGTCCTTATCCTGGTGACTATCCTTGACCCCCACctgcacacacccatgtacttcttcctgggGAACCTTTCCTTCCTGGACATCTGCTACACAACTTCTTCAGTCCCCTTAGTTCTGGATGGTTTCCTGACTCCCAGGAAAATTATTTCATTCTCAGCCTGTGCTGGGCAGATGTTCCTCTCCTTTGCCATGGGAGCCACAGAGTGCGTGCTCCTGGGCATGATGGCATTTGATCGCTACGTGGCCATCTGCAATCCCCTTAGATACTCCATGGTCATGAGCAAGGCTGCCTACGTGCCCATGGCTGTCAGTTCCTGGGTAGCTGGTGGAACCAACTCCTTGGTGCAGATCTCTCTTGCAGTACAATTACCTTTCTGTGGGGACAACATCATTAATCACTTCATCTGTGAGATCCTGGCTGTCCTGAAGTTGGCCTGTGCTGACATCTCCATCAATGTGATCAGCATGGGGGTGGCTAATGTGATCTTCCTGGGGGTGCCAGTACTGTTCATCTTTGTCTCCTACATCTTCATCCTCACCACCATCCTGAAGATCCCCTCAGCCGAGGGAAGGCGAAAGGCCTTTTCGACCTGCTCTGCCCACCTCACTGTGGTGATCATCTTCTATGGGACCATCCTCTTTATGTATGGTAAGCCTAAGTCTAAGGACCCGCTGGGGGCAGACAAACAAGACCTTTCAGACAAGCTCATTTCCCTCTTCTATGGACTTCTGACACCCATGCTGAACCCCATCATCTATAGTTTGAGGAACAAGGATGTTAAGACAGCTATGAGGAACCTGATGGCTCAGAAATGCTTCATCCAGTGA